The Nitrospirota bacterium genome contains a region encoding:
- a CDS encoding pyruvate dehydrogenase complex E1 component subunit beta produces MELSYRDALNQAMREEMRRDQRIFLIGEEVAYYQGAFKVSKGFVEEFGPQRVIDTPITEAGFTGLAIGAAMAGLRPIVELMTMNFGIVALDQIVNNAAKIRYMSGGQLSVPLVIRGPGSAAHQLGAQHSQSLEAWFCHVPGLKVIAPATPHDAKGLLKSAIRDPDPVIFIEAQLLYSTKGEVQEGEYTIPIGLADVKRVGNDVTIVAYSKMLLLALEAAEALSREGIEAEVIDPRTLKPLDLPTIVASVKKTGRLVIVEEGWHFCGLGAQIAESVYSTAFDYLDAPIRRVTGEDVPMPYCRLLEDAAIPDLPRVIGAVKSLL; encoded by the coding sequence ATGGAGTTGTCGTATCGTGACGCCTTGAACCAGGCCATGCGCGAGGAGATGCGCCGGGACCAGCGGATCTTTTTGATCGGCGAAGAAGTCGCCTACTATCAGGGCGCCTTTAAGGTCAGCAAAGGGTTCGTCGAGGAATTCGGGCCGCAGCGCGTGATCGATACGCCCATCACCGAGGCCGGCTTTACCGGCCTGGCCATCGGGGCCGCGATGGCGGGGCTGCGTCCGATCGTGGAACTCATGACGATGAATTTCGGCATCGTGGCCCTCGATCAAATCGTCAACAACGCCGCCAAGATCCGCTACATGTCCGGGGGGCAACTCTCGGTGCCACTCGTGATCCGCGGTCCCGGCAGCGCGGCCCATCAGTTGGGAGCCCAGCATTCGCAAAGCCTGGAGGCCTGGTTCTGCCATGTGCCGGGGCTGAAAGTCATCGCGCCAGCCACACCGCACGATGCGAAAGGTCTACTCAAGAGCGCGATCCGCGACCCCGACCCGGTCATCTTCATCGAAGCGCAGCTGTTGTACAGCACGAAGGGCGAGGTGCAGGAAGGCGAATATACGATTCCCATCGGACTGGCCGACGTGAAACGGGTCGGAAATGACGTGACGATCGTCGCCTATTCGAAGATGCTGCTGCTGGCGCTGGAGGCTGCTGAGGCGTTAAGTCGTGAGGGTATTGAGGCCGAAGTGATCGATCCGCGTACCCTCAAACCGCTGGATCTCCCGACAATCGTGGCGTCGGTCAAAAAGACCGGCCGTCTGGTGATCGTGGAGGAAGGCTGGCATTTCTGTGGGCTGGGAGCGCAGATTGCCGAGAGTGTGTATTCGACGGCCTTCGACTATTTGGACGCGCCGATCCGGCGCGTCACCGGTGAAGATGTGCCCATGCCCTATTGTCGTTTGCTGGAAGATGCTGCGATTCCGGACCTGCCGCGCGTGATCGGGGCCGTTAAGTCTCTGCTGTAA
- a CDS encoding dihydrolipoamide acetyltransferase family protein encodes MASRVVMPKLTDTMEEGVLIEWKKREGDAVQAGEALAEIETDKAIMDLEAFASGILRKILVQNGQTVESGTLLGVIGEADEDITEALSDKAMAAPSIEAKAPTAPTASPGKRPATPEGARIIASPRAKVMAAERGIDLSTVTGTGPGGRIVEDDVVKVPDSVASAMPPGTDQPLTQMRKAIARATVQSKAPVPHFYLTREIDMAAAEQFRQQFKKDRQAHPSITDLLIKAVALALRKHPELNASYVGEAIRRYERVDIGVAVGLEDGLITPVVRDCGAKTLDAISAESRALIERAKQKRLQPQEYSGATFSISNLGMFGVDNFLAVLIPPQAASLAVGAVRDVPVVVAGVVKAGRRMQVTLSCDHRAIDGVKGAEFLKELKRILEHPQELAA; translated from the coding sequence ATGGCAAGCCGCGTCGTAATGCCTAAACTCACGGACACGATGGAAGAGGGCGTGCTCATCGAATGGAAGAAGCGAGAAGGGGATGCCGTGCAGGCCGGAGAGGCTTTGGCTGAAATCGAAACGGACAAGGCGATTATGGACCTTGAGGCGTTCGCCTCCGGTATTCTCCGGAAGATTCTCGTGCAGAACGGGCAAACGGTGGAGTCCGGAACGCTGCTGGGCGTCATCGGCGAGGCGGATGAAGACATCACGGAGGCCCTGTCCGACAAGGCCATGGCCGCGCCCTCGATTGAGGCCAAGGCTCCTACTGCACCGACCGCTTCCCCCGGTAAACGACCAGCGACTCCGGAAGGAGCTCGCATCATCGCGTCTCCTCGTGCGAAGGTCATGGCTGCCGAACGGGGGATCGATCTCTCCACGGTGACCGGGACGGGCCCAGGCGGGCGCATCGTCGAAGATGATGTGGTGAAGGTGCCGGATTCCGTTGCGTCAGCCATGCCCCCTGGAACCGATCAGCCCCTGACCCAAATGCGGAAAGCCATCGCGCGGGCCACGGTGCAAAGCAAAGCGCCGGTGCCGCACTTCTATCTCACGCGAGAGATCGATATGGCGGCGGCGGAGCAGTTTCGCCAGCAGTTCAAGAAAGACAGGCAAGCCCATCCCTCAATTACCGATCTGTTGATCAAAGCCGTGGCGCTGGCGCTCCGCAAGCATCCTGAGTTAAATGCGTCCTATGTCGGCGAGGCGATCAGGCGGTATGAGCGCGTCGACATCGGCGTCGCGGTCGGTTTGGAGGACGGCCTGATCACGCCGGTCGTCCGCGATTGCGGCGCGAAGACATTGGACGCGATCTCGGCTGAATCCCGCGCGCTCATCGAGCGGGCCAAGCAGAAACGGCTGCAACCGCAGGAATACAGCGGCGCCACGTTCTCGATTTCCAATCTCGGTATGTTCGGGGTGGATAATTTTCTCGCCGTCCTGATCCCGCCGCAAGCCGCCTCGCTCGCTGTCGGTGCCGTTCGAGACGTGCCGGTCGTCGTTGCGGGCGTGGTGAAGGCCGGACGTAGAATGCAGGTGACGCTCTCGTGCGATCACAGGGCCATCGATGGGGTGAAGGGCGCGGAATTTCTGAAGGAGCTGAAACGCATCCTCGAACACCCGCAAGAACTCGCCGCTTAA
- the uvrA gene encoding excinuclease ABC subunit UvrA, producing the protein MSNSIIIKGAREHNLKNIDVTIPRDQLVVITGLSGSGKSSLAFDTIYAEGQRRYVESLSAYARQFLEQMGKPDVDSIEGLSPAISIEQKSTSHNPRSTVGTVTEIYDYLRLLYARVGRPSCFQCGEEITAQTVQQMVDAIGLLPEGSKFQLLAPIVRGRKGEYRKELLDMRRAGYVRARVDGQLVDLDEDITLDKQKKHQIEIVIDRLVMKPGEALTRRLADSVETSLKLAGGLVGVLTENGKVSLYSEKLACISCGVSYPEITPRVFSFNSPHGACPACDGIGYAMTPGSSDDEDFTLLEPCETCKGARLRPESLSIKVAKQSIAEVTHLSVRAAADFFGSLKFTERELVIANRILKEIRERLGFLVNVGLDYLTLDRAAATLSGGEGQRIRLATQIGSGLVGVLYILDEPSIGLHQRDNRRLLQTLLRLRDLGNTVVVVEHDAETMMAADHLLDMGPGAGTQGGHVIAQGTPKEVMKNPASLTGQYLRGTQMVSLPSRERKAKGMLSIVGAKKHNLKGMTAKIPLGLLTCVTGVSGSGKSTLVLEVLFHSLSQLLYHKKPKIDGCKELLGVEALDKVIDIDQSPIGRTPRSNPATYTGLFGFIRDLYSNLPESRVRGYKPGRYSFNVKGGRCEACEGDGLIKIEMHFLPDVYVTCEVCKGQRYNRETMEIHHKGKSIADVLNMTVDEAVQFFEHIPFIKRKLDTLHDVGLHYVKLGQSATTLSGGEAQRVKLSRELSKRPTGRTMYILDEPTTGLHFADVQRLLDVLDRLVEAGNTVLVIEHNLDVIKNADWIIDLGPEGGDRGGEIVAEGPPKEIAKSKRSYTGQVLKEAGV; encoded by the coding sequence ATGAGCAATTCAATCATCATTAAAGGCGCGCGCGAGCATAACCTCAAGAACATCGACGTGACGATTCCGCGAGACCAACTCGTCGTGATCACGGGGCTGAGCGGGTCCGGCAAGTCGTCGCTGGCATTCGACACGATCTATGCCGAGGGACAACGGCGGTACGTCGAGTCGCTCTCGGCCTATGCGCGTCAGTTCCTCGAACAGATGGGGAAGCCGGACGTCGATTCCATCGAGGGGCTTTCGCCCGCTATCTCTATCGAGCAAAAGAGTACCAGCCACAATCCCCGATCCACGGTCGGCACGGTGACGGAAATTTACGACTATCTTCGTCTCCTGTACGCCAGGGTCGGACGGCCTTCCTGCTTTCAGTGCGGCGAGGAGATCACTGCGCAGACGGTGCAGCAGATGGTCGATGCGATCGGTCTGTTGCCGGAAGGGAGCAAGTTTCAGCTCTTGGCTCCTATCGTCCGCGGGAGGAAGGGCGAGTACCGTAAAGAACTGCTGGACATGCGCCGGGCCGGCTATGTCCGGGCCAGGGTCGATGGTCAGTTGGTCGATTTGGATGAGGACATCACGCTCGACAAACAAAAGAAACATCAGATCGAGATCGTGATCGATCGGCTGGTCATGAAACCAGGCGAGGCCTTGACGCGACGGTTGGCCGATTCGGTCGAGACCTCGTTGAAGCTCGCCGGTGGGCTGGTCGGAGTCCTGACGGAGAACGGGAAGGTCTCGCTCTATAGCGAGAAGCTCGCCTGTATCAGCTGTGGCGTGAGTTATCCGGAAATTACCCCGCGCGTCTTTTCGTTCAACAGTCCTCACGGAGCCTGCCCTGCCTGTGACGGCATCGGCTACGCGATGACACCCGGCTCGTCCGACGATGAAGATTTCACGTTGCTGGAACCCTGTGAGACCTGTAAGGGCGCGAGGCTGCGGCCTGAGAGCCTGTCGATCAAGGTGGCGAAACAGTCGATTGCCGAGGTCACACATCTCTCCGTGCGAGCGGCGGCCGACTTTTTCGGGTCGTTGAAATTCACCGAACGGGAACTGGTCATTGCCAATCGTATTTTGAAAGAGATTCGGGAACGGCTCGGGTTTCTGGTCAATGTCGGTTTGGATTACCTGACGTTGGATCGGGCGGCCGCCACCCTGTCCGGTGGAGAAGGTCAACGGATTAGACTTGCCACCCAGATCGGGTCCGGCCTTGTCGGTGTGCTCTATATCCTCGACGAGCCGTCGATCGGTCTCCATCAGCGGGATAATCGGCGCTTGCTCCAGACCCTGTTGCGCCTGCGAGATCTGGGTAATACGGTGGTGGTGGTGGAGCACGATGCCGAAACCATGATGGCGGCGGACCATCTGCTGGACATGGGGCCCGGTGCCGGTACGCAGGGCGGCCATGTCATTGCCCAAGGCACGCCGAAAGAAGTCATGAAGAACCCCGCGTCCCTGACGGGCCAGTATCTCCGCGGCACGCAGATGGTCAGCCTCCCCAGCCGCGAACGGAAGGCCAAGGGGATGTTGTCTATCGTGGGGGCGAAGAAACACAATCTCAAGGGGATGACCGCCAAGATTCCGCTCGGTCTGCTCACCTGCGTGACCGGTGTGTCGGGGTCCGGAAAGAGTACGTTGGTCTTAGAGGTCTTGTTCCATTCTCTCTCCCAGTTGCTCTATCACAAGAAACCGAAGATCGACGGCTGCAAGGAATTGTTGGGCGTCGAGGCGCTGGATAAAGTCATCGACATCGACCAGTCCCCGATCGGCCGGACTCCGCGTTCGAATCCTGCGACCTACACAGGTCTGTTCGGGTTTATCCGTGATCTGTATTCCAATCTGCCGGAGTCCCGCGTCCGGGGCTATAAGCCTGGCCGCTATAGTTTCAACGTGAAGGGTGGCCGTTGTGAAGCCTGCGAGGGCGACGGCTTGATCAAGATCGAGATGCATTTCCTGCCGGACGTCTACGTGACCTGCGAGGTCTGCAAGGGGCAACGGTACAACCGCGAGACGATGGAGATTCACCATAAGGGGAAGAGCATCGCCGACGTGTTGAACATGACGGTGGACGAGGCCGTGCAGTTCTTCGAACATATCCCCTTCATCAAACGGAAGCTCGACACCCTGCACGATGTCGGGCTGCATTATGTGAAGCTCGGCCAGTCCGCCACGACTCTGTCAGGGGGCGAGGCGCAACGGGTCAAACTCTCACGTGAACTGTCGAAGCGGCCGACCGGGCGGACGATGTACATTTTGGACGAACCGACGACCGGGCTGCATTTCGCAGATGTGCAACGGTTGTTGGACGTGTTGGATCGACTGGTCGAGGCGGGGAATACCGTGCTGGTGATCGAACATAACCTCGATGTGATTAAGAATGCCGATTGGATCATCGATCTCGGCCCAGAGGGCGGCGATCGAGGCGGCGAGATTGTGGCGGAAGGCCCGCCGAAAGAGATTGCCAAGTCGAAGCGGTCGTATACGGGACAGGTGCTGAAGGAGGCGGGGGTGTAG